A single window of Actinoallomurus bryophytorum DNA harbors:
- a CDS encoding type 2 lanthipeptide synthetase LanM family protein, which translates to MSDHSFLDLAARAANLSERTRIVASLRAAGTTVAPGVLPPFDVWKIDRLAARLARKEAMRRTGPGGHTTDHIASVLTAYRHHELVLSDASEETRAVFADVHDSWLPAYQAALRHLDRPAAPDVSWRHSEAYYGRLAIACEPFLTELGRRLDVARASHQGRIGPQVIEDFQRHLLDRFELSLAWAVEADANTHCARTGIDRDDATREEYLAYLDTTFADAAAYHRFYLRFPVLGRWLAEVTSLLAVFGRELIDRFAADRADIGRALLGEDITAFLSVRLGLSDHHAGARSVAIAEVGLADGGTGSFVYKSRCIRSEAAMQELLGRLRDDGVLGFAPRPVLPRQAYGYEALIPAGRNHLSTREEVERVYAELGGYLGVFYVLGGGDLHFENILIADGHAFVCDCETALGVLPRGQARPAGTLLDSVFKTGLLEWPRTTTSATEMRISGYAGGEAYDMPTAVPRVNEHRFSFRASVTHHSGVRVEPAGSNRVFLGDRLMRPQDFTDAIMDGFGRVYAWFEERPDEAARDVGEIFSGASARFINWGTQIYAQLLLSARHPKCLVDPLEVDLLVSTVRTFPRTWDTDGTLAERELDSMWRLDVPIFTAGAGDRQLVHDHAVRLPSYLEVSPIEGAAQRIGRLSRANRAQQSQYIAASLSSGEVASPAFVTASIEYATRIGERLCRMLRDPSAPAPWTSYGLTGDGMAEVDVDGDLYHGSAGIALFLAYLNDLVPRPEFRRAAGRALSHAVTHTDRRRAGAFQGLGGLIYVLTHLHHLWEDRGLLELAVRLSHELPGPIEADTHFDVLSGAAGLIPVLLGLGRQTNGQSLEHACRCADLLLRHAVEDGDTLSWPPADPGEATANLTGFSHGAGGIGWALIQLGAAIDDPAYVDAGRRAFTYEARHFDEPRQDWYDLRTSPGGGARDGRHFANAWCNGAAGIGLSRIASWATLGRDDELLLREAHQALAATMRGFPRLMNDTLCHGRTGNAELFLRFAVLRDEPAFRLEANVQVQDQWRHLDDAEHGVGDGGFFPGLMLGMSGFGMHFLRLARPDRVPSVLLLDPAPSRQ; encoded by the coding sequence ATGAGCGACCATTCCTTCCTCGATCTCGCCGCCCGCGCCGCCAACCTGTCCGAACGCACCCGGATCGTCGCCTCCCTGCGCGCCGCGGGCACGACGGTCGCGCCCGGCGTGCTCCCGCCGTTCGACGTGTGGAAGATCGACCGGCTGGCGGCCAGGCTCGCGCGGAAAGAGGCCATGCGGCGGACCGGTCCCGGCGGCCACACCACGGACCACATCGCGAGCGTGCTGACCGCCTACCGGCACCACGAGCTCGTCCTCAGCGACGCGAGCGAGGAGACCAGGGCCGTCTTCGCCGACGTCCACGACTCGTGGCTGCCGGCCTACCAGGCCGCCCTGCGCCATCTCGACCGCCCGGCCGCGCCCGACGTGAGCTGGCGCCACTCCGAGGCCTACTACGGCCGGCTGGCCATCGCGTGCGAGCCGTTCCTGACCGAGCTCGGCCGCCGGCTCGACGTCGCGCGCGCGAGCCACCAAGGCCGGATCGGCCCCCAGGTCATCGAGGACTTCCAGCGTCACCTGCTGGACAGGTTCGAGCTGTCACTGGCCTGGGCCGTCGAGGCCGACGCCAACACCCACTGCGCACGTACCGGCATCGACAGGGACGACGCGACGCGTGAGGAATACCTCGCCTACCTCGACACGACCTTCGCCGACGCCGCCGCCTACCACCGCTTCTATCTGAGGTTCCCGGTCCTCGGGCGCTGGCTCGCCGAGGTCACGTCCCTCCTCGCCGTCTTCGGCCGCGAGCTGATCGACCGTTTCGCCGCCGACCGCGCCGACATCGGCCGGGCGCTCCTGGGCGAGGACATCACGGCCTTCCTGTCGGTGCGCCTCGGGCTGTCCGACCACCACGCGGGGGCACGGAGCGTCGCCATCGCCGAGGTGGGACTGGCCGACGGCGGCACCGGGTCGTTCGTGTACAAGTCCCGCTGCATCCGGTCCGAGGCCGCCATGCAGGAGCTGCTCGGCCGGCTGCGCGACGACGGCGTCCTCGGCTTCGCGCCCCGGCCGGTGCTGCCGCGCCAGGCGTACGGCTACGAGGCGCTGATCCCGGCCGGCCGCAACCATCTGAGCACGCGGGAGGAGGTCGAACGCGTCTACGCCGAGCTCGGCGGCTATCTCGGCGTCTTCTACGTGCTGGGCGGCGGCGACCTGCACTTCGAGAACATCCTGATCGCGGACGGGCACGCCTTCGTGTGCGACTGCGAGACCGCTCTCGGCGTGCTCCCGCGCGGTCAGGCACGCCCGGCCGGCACCCTGCTCGACTCGGTCTTCAAGACGGGGCTGCTGGAGTGGCCGCGCACCACGACGTCGGCGACCGAGATGCGGATCAGCGGGTACGCCGGAGGCGAGGCGTACGACATGCCGACCGCCGTACCCCGTGTCAACGAACACCGGTTCAGCTTCCGCGCGTCCGTCACCCACCACTCGGGCGTACGCGTCGAGCCCGCCGGGTCCAACCGCGTCTTCCTCGGCGACCGGCTGATGCGGCCACAGGACTTCACCGACGCCATCATGGACGGCTTCGGCCGTGTCTACGCGTGGTTCGAGGAGCGGCCCGACGAGGCGGCGCGCGACGTGGGCGAGATCTTCTCCGGGGCCTCGGCGCGGTTCATCAACTGGGGCACCCAGATCTACGCGCAGCTGCTCCTCTCCGCCCGTCACCCCAAGTGCCTGGTCGACCCGCTGGAGGTCGACCTGCTGGTGAGCACCGTACGCACGTTCCCGCGCACCTGGGACACCGACGGCACGCTCGCCGAGCGCGAGCTGGACTCGATGTGGCGGCTCGACGTACCCATCTTCACCGCGGGGGCCGGTGACCGTCAGCTGGTGCACGACCACGCCGTACGCCTGCCGTCCTATCTCGAGGTCTCTCCCATCGAGGGCGCGGCGCAGCGCATCGGACGTCTCTCCCGCGCCAACCGCGCCCAGCAGAGCCAGTACATCGCCGCCAGCCTGTCCTCCGGCGAGGTCGCCAGCCCGGCGTTCGTCACCGCCTCGATCGAGTACGCCACCCGGATCGGGGAGCGGCTGTGCCGGATGCTCCGCGATCCGTCGGCGCCCGCGCCCTGGACCTCGTACGGGCTCACCGGCGACGGCATGGCCGAGGTCGACGTCGACGGTGACCTCTACCACGGGTCGGCGGGCATCGCCCTGTTCCTCGCCTACCTCAACGACCTGGTGCCGCGCCCGGAGTTCCGCCGGGCCGCCGGGCGTGCCCTGTCCCACGCGGTCACGCACACCGACCGGCGGCGAGCCGGAGCGTTCCAGGGGCTCGGCGGGCTGATCTACGTGCTCACGCACCTGCATCACCTGTGGGAGGACCGCGGGCTGCTCGAGCTGGCGGTGCGGCTGAGCCACGAGCTGCCGGGGCCGATCGAGGCGGACACGCACTTCGACGTGCTCAGCGGCGCCGCCGGCCTCATCCCGGTGCTGCTGGGCCTCGGCCGCCAGACCAACGGCCAGAGCCTCGAACACGCCTGCCGCTGCGCGGACCTCCTGCTGCGCCACGCCGTCGAGGACGGCGACACGCTGAGCTGGCCGCCGGCCGATCCCGGCGAGGCGACCGCGAACCTCACCGGCTTCTCCCACGGCGCGGGCGGCATCGGGTGGGCACTGATCCAGCTCGGGGCCGCGATCGACGACCCGGCCTACGTCGACGCCGGACGGCGCGCCTTCACCTACGAGGCCCGTCACTTCGACGAGCCCCGGCAGGACTGGTACGACCTGCGCACCAGCCCCGGCGGTGGCGCGCGCGACGGCCGCCACTTCGCCAACGCCTGGTGCAACGGCGCGGCCGGCATCGGGCTGAGCCGCATCGCGAGCTGGGCGACGCTCGGCCGCGACGACGAGCTGCTGTTACGCGAGGCCCACCAGGCGCTCGCCGCCACGATGCGGGGCTTCCCCCGGCTGATGAACGACACGCTGTGCCACGGCCGTACCGGCAACGCCGAGCTGTTCCTGCGGTTCGCCGTGCTGCGGGACGAGCCGGCGTTCCGGCTCGAGGCGAACGTCCAGGTGCAGGACCAGTGGCGGCATCTGGACGACGCCGAACACGGGGTCGGCGACGGTGGTTTCTTCCCGGGACTGATGCTCGGGATGTCCGGCTTCGGCATGCACTTCCTGCGCCTGGCCCGCCCCGACCGGGTCCCGTCCGTGCTGCTCCTCGATCCCGCCCCCAGCCGACAATGA
- a CDS encoding Nif11-like leader peptide family natural product precursor — MSVESSRAFLRIVYDSPELNQQLKAVTGTQEIVRLGLRYGYTFDVPELMEASSSFTTAPGRAPKAARRTVPPPPESGPLHHEYRLDDLPGLKGMIDQLPHLKIKPPSVDPARFSGSFREEDLRSTSMSPADPAFQAWHEAMTKAHWRDPALGSSAPRRDFHLVNLDEHVDHPGYDRYLEAKHRMIRTLEEFFGSEVRFSGSLWYPPSSYRLWHTNETQPGWRMYVIDFDEEPAGTSFFRYMDPRTEEIVTLDERPRMVRFFKAEQDPGKLFWHCIVNPTQQHRWSFGFVVPEDWMTAITRQM; from the coding sequence ATGTCCGTCGAGTCCAGCCGGGCCTTCCTGCGGATCGTCTACGACTCACCGGAGCTGAACCAGCAGCTGAAGGCCGTCACCGGCACCCAGGAGATCGTGCGGCTCGGGCTGCGCTACGGATACACCTTCGACGTGCCCGAGCTGATGGAGGCGTCGTCGTCCTTCACCACGGCGCCGGGCCGGGCACCGAAGGCGGCGCGGCGTACGGTGCCGCCGCCCCCGGAGTCCGGGCCGCTCCATCACGAATACCGGCTGGACGACCTGCCGGGACTCAAAGGCATGATCGACCAGCTCCCCCACCTCAAGATCAAACCGCCCTCGGTCGATCCGGCCCGGTTCTCGGGGTCCTTCCGCGAGGAGGACCTGCGGTCCACCTCGATGTCCCCGGCGGACCCGGCGTTCCAGGCGTGGCACGAGGCGATGACGAAGGCCCACTGGCGCGACCCGGCCCTGGGCTCGTCCGCGCCCCGGCGCGACTTCCACCTGGTCAACCTGGACGAGCACGTCGACCATCCCGGCTACGACCGTTACCTCGAGGCCAAGCACCGCATGATCCGCACGCTCGAGGAGTTCTTCGGCTCCGAGGTCCGGTTCTCGGGCAGCCTCTGGTATCCCCCGTCGAGCTACCGGCTGTGGCACACCAACGAGACCCAGCCGGGCTGGCGGATGTACGTCATCGACTTCGACGAGGAGCCCGCCGGCACGTCCTTCTTCCGCTACATGGACCCGCGTACGGAGGAGATCGTGACGCTGGACGAACGCCCGCGGATGGTCCGCTTCTTCAAGGCCGAGCAGGATCCCGGCAAGCTGTTCTGGCACTGCATCGTGAACCCCACGCAGCAGCACCGGTGGAGCTTCGGCTTCGTCGTCCCGGAGGACTGGATGACCGCGATCACGCGGCAGATGTGA
- a CDS encoding ATP-binding cassette domain-containing protein, with translation MPAILAAGVRKSYPGVEAVRGIDLTVAQGETFGFLGPNGAGKTTTIAMLCTLAMPTAGRIEIAGHDTRTAPGRVRRSLGLVFQETTLDGDLTAEENLRFHADLYALPKATLPARVDAMLDLVDLTARRDSLVRTFSGGMRRRLEIARGLLHRPRVLFLDEPTIGLDPRARAQLWTHLTEIREREATTLFLTTHYLEEAERCDRVAIIDDGRIVAQGTPAALKSVLGADRVELRTGDDTAAAAALRAGFGVHAVAGPGGVHVQAEDGARLVPRLCAGLDVPVYAVTVTRPTLDDVFLHHTGHRIRDVPREPTRDHPRPPDPGP, from the coding sequence ATCCCGGCGATCCTGGCCGCCGGCGTCCGCAAGTCCTATCCGGGCGTGGAGGCCGTACGCGGCATCGACCTGACCGTCGCCCAGGGTGAGACGTTCGGCTTCCTCGGCCCGAACGGCGCGGGCAAGACCACCACCATCGCGATGCTGTGCACGCTGGCCATGCCCACGGCCGGCCGGATCGAGATCGCCGGCCACGACACGCGGACCGCACCCGGGCGCGTACGCCGCAGCCTCGGCCTGGTCTTCCAGGAGACCACCCTCGACGGCGACCTGACCGCCGAGGAGAACCTCCGCTTCCACGCCGACCTGTACGCCCTGCCCAAGGCGACGCTGCCGGCACGTGTCGACGCGATGCTGGACCTCGTCGACCTGACGGCCCGCCGCGACTCACTGGTCCGCACGTTCTCCGGTGGCATGCGCCGGCGCCTGGAGATCGCCCGCGGCCTGCTGCACCGCCCGAGAGTGCTGTTCCTGGACGAACCCACCATCGGCCTGGACCCGCGGGCACGCGCCCAGCTGTGGACCCACCTGACCGAGATCCGCGAACGCGAGGCGACCACGCTGTTCCTGACCACGCACTACCTCGAGGAGGCCGAACGCTGCGACCGCGTCGCCATCATCGACGACGGCCGCATCGTGGCCCAGGGCACGCCCGCCGCGCTGAAGTCGGTGCTGGGCGCCGACCGGGTCGAGCTCCGCACCGGCGACGACACCGCGGCCGCCGCGGCACTACGCGCCGGGTTCGGCGTGCACGCCGTCGCGGGCCCCGGCGGAGTCCACGTCCAGGCCGAGGACGGCGCACGGCTGGTCCCCCGCCTGTGCGCGGGCCTGGACGTACCCGTGTACGCGGTGACGGTCACCCGTCCGACCCTCGACGACGTGTTCCTCCACCACACAGGCCACCGCATCCGCGACGTACCTCGGGAGCCCACCCGTGACCACCCGCGACCGCCCGACCCCGGCCCCTGA
- a CDS encoding ABC transporter permease, producing MTHATHARYDMDGGEPRPFPAELRAARMVWRREMLHFVRDRTGTLVALLQPLLFLFVLGVGLGRLLALAGGGPAADYLTFLFPGVLVMAAQPAAISVGASIVWDRESGFLREMLVAPVRRGTLLAGKCLGGATVATCQGTVVLASAGLIHVPYRPVLFALLLAELALTALAMTVLGAVVAVVIRRARTFTTVLSVLMTPLIFLSGLMFPVAAMPTWMSWLTLADPLTYAVDAMRATIGAYRPPRTSSALFEPVAWGGVHPSPPLELAVVAVFTAIALTVAARRFGRTG from the coding sequence ATGACCCATGCCACGCACGCGCGGTACGACATGGACGGCGGGGAGCCCCGGCCGTTCCCAGCCGAGCTGCGTGCCGCCCGTATGGTCTGGCGGCGGGAGATGCTGCACTTCGTCCGCGACCGTACGGGCACTCTCGTCGCGTTGCTCCAGCCGTTGCTCTTCCTCTTCGTCCTCGGCGTCGGCCTGGGACGGCTGCTGGCCCTCGCCGGTGGGGGGCCGGCGGCGGACTACCTGACGTTCCTGTTCCCCGGTGTGCTCGTGATGGCGGCGCAGCCGGCCGCGATCTCGGTCGGCGCGTCCATCGTCTGGGACCGTGAGAGCGGCTTCCTCCGGGAGATGCTCGTCGCCCCCGTCCGGCGCGGCACGCTGCTGGCCGGCAAATGCCTCGGCGGCGCGACGGTGGCCACCTGCCAGGGCACGGTCGTGCTCGCCAGTGCCGGGCTGATCCACGTCCCGTACCGGCCCGTCCTGTTCGCGCTGCTGCTGGCGGAGCTGGCCCTGACCGCGCTGGCGATGACGGTGCTGGGCGCGGTGGTCGCGGTCGTCATCCGGCGTGCGCGCACGTTCACCACGGTGCTGAGCGTGCTGATGACTCCGCTGATCTTCCTGTCCGGGCTGATGTTCCCGGTCGCCGCGATGCCCACCTGGATGTCGTGGCTCACGCTGGCCGACCCGCTCACGTACGCGGTGGACGCCATGCGGGCCACGATCGGCGCCTATCGACCGCCGCGGACCTCCTCGGCACTGTTCGAACCGGTCGCCTGGGGTGGGGTGCACCCCTCTCCCCCGCTCGAGCTGGCCGTGGTCGCCGTCTTCACCGCGATAGCGCTGACCGTGGCCGCCCGGCGCTTCGGCCGCACCGGCTGA
- a CDS encoding bifunctional [glutamine synthetase] adenylyltransferase/[glutamine synthetase]-adenylyl-L-tyrosine phosphorylase has translation MSERRLESLAGRLARLGITDAAGAEHRLEGHDLDDALLDALGIAADPDLALTGLLRILEAIDIQPELADDPAARDRLLSVLGVSAALADHLARHPDHWKVLSGPGAVRRPTAEELRGSLLRAVGAGPDDPAPRAGAEDAMVALRVAYRRALLHLAARDLTHVLDVEDVAAELADLASAALEAGLAIARAELGDQAELCRLAVIGMGKCGGRELNYVSDVDVVFVAEPAPGQDEEAALRAATKLASGMMRACSDSTTEGALWEVDAALRPEGKSGPLVRTLASHQAYYERWAKTWEFQALLKARPIAGDRKLGEEYVETLAPLVWRAAGRDNFVEDVQAMRRRVEEHIAPEQAGRQLKLGPGGLRDVEFAVQLLQLVHGRADEDLRGPNTLIALKKLSWGGYVGRGDAAALGNAYRFLRRVEHLIQLHRLRRTHLVPEEEPALRRLGRALGFRADPVREFTAEWRRHAREVRRLHEKLFYRPLLQAVARLPDDEARLTHEAARTRLEALGFGDPAGALRHLEALTSGVSRRAAIQRTLLPVMLDWFADGPDPDAGLLGFRQVSDALGTTPWYLRLLRDDVSVAERMAHVLASSRYATDLLLRAPEAVGMLGGESGLTPRPSDALHAEAQAAVRRYMESAAAMGALQDRSVDAVAAVRGLRRRELFRTAVADLLGLLDERATAEALTSITTVTLDAALRAAVDRIETERRSPLPTRFAIVAMGRYGGYELGYSSDADVMFVHDPLPGAADREASAAAHAVAEELRRLLALPAPDPPLVIDPGLRPEGRQGPLVRTLDSYASYYRRWSAPWESQALLRAAPVIGDEGLRTRFQELIDPVRWPEDGIDENALRQIRRLKARMEAERLPRGVDRRLHTKLGPGGLSDVEWVAQLLQLQHAHEVAGLRTTRTLAALDAAVEAGLLDSEDASTLTEAWQMATRIRNATMLVRGRASDLLPTEHHRERSAVTSLLGYPTSGALLEDYRRRARHARMVVERIFYGDDGND, from the coding sequence GTGAGCGAACGCCGACTCGAGAGCCTCGCCGGGCGGCTGGCCCGGCTCGGGATCACCGACGCCGCCGGTGCCGAGCACCGGCTTGAGGGCCACGACCTCGACGACGCACTACTCGACGCCCTGGGCATCGCGGCCGACCCCGACCTCGCGCTCACCGGCCTGCTCCGGATCCTGGAGGCCATCGACATCCAGCCGGAGCTGGCCGATGACCCCGCCGCGCGGGACCGGCTCCTGTCCGTGCTCGGGGTGAGCGCGGCGCTCGCCGACCACCTGGCCCGGCATCCGGACCACTGGAAGGTCCTGTCCGGCCCCGGCGCCGTACGCCGCCCGACCGCGGAGGAGCTGCGGGGCTCGCTGCTGCGCGCGGTCGGCGCCGGCCCGGACGACCCCGCGCCACGTGCGGGCGCCGAGGACGCGATGGTCGCGCTGCGGGTGGCGTACCGCAGGGCCCTGCTGCACCTCGCCGCCCGTGACCTCACCCACGTCCTGGACGTCGAGGACGTCGCCGCCGAACTGGCCGACCTCGCCTCGGCCGCGCTGGAGGCGGGCCTGGCCATCGCGCGTGCCGAGCTCGGCGACCAGGCCGAGCTGTGCCGTCTCGCCGTGATCGGCATGGGCAAGTGCGGCGGGCGCGAGCTCAACTACGTCAGCGACGTGGACGTCGTCTTCGTCGCCGAGCCCGCGCCGGGCCAGGACGAGGAGGCCGCGCTGCGGGCCGCGACCAAACTCGCGTCCGGCATGATGCGGGCGTGCTCGGACAGTACGACCGAGGGTGCGCTGTGGGAGGTCGACGCGGCGCTGCGCCCGGAGGGCAAGTCGGGACCGCTCGTCCGTACGCTCGCCAGCCACCAGGCCTACTACGAGCGCTGGGCCAAGACCTGGGAGTTCCAGGCGCTGCTCAAGGCCCGTCCGATCGCGGGGGACCGCAAGCTCGGCGAGGAGTACGTCGAGACGCTCGCGCCGCTCGTCTGGCGCGCCGCCGGCCGGGACAACTTCGTCGAGGACGTCCAGGCCATGCGCCGGCGGGTGGAGGAGCACATCGCGCCCGAACAGGCCGGCCGGCAGCTGAAGCTGGGCCCGGGCGGGCTGCGCGACGTGGAGTTCGCGGTGCAGCTGCTCCAGCTCGTGCACGGCCGCGCCGATGAGGACCTCCGGGGACCCAACACGCTGATCGCCCTGAAGAAGCTGTCCTGGGGCGGGTACGTCGGCCGGGGCGACGCCGCCGCGCTCGGCAACGCGTACCGGTTCCTGCGGCGCGTCGAGCACCTGATCCAGCTCCACCGGCTCCGGCGTACCCATCTCGTGCCCGAGGAGGAGCCGGCGCTGCGGCGGCTGGGCCGCGCGCTGGGGTTCCGTGCCGACCCCGTACGGGAGTTCACCGCCGAGTGGCGCCGCCACGCACGCGAGGTACGCCGGCTGCACGAGAAGCTGTTCTACCGCCCGCTGCTGCAGGCCGTGGCGCGGCTGCCCGACGACGAGGCACGCCTCACCCACGAGGCGGCACGTACGCGCCTGGAGGCCCTCGGTTTCGGCGACCCCGCGGGCGCGCTCCGCCATCTGGAGGCACTGACCTCCGGCGTCTCCCGCCGCGCGGCCATCCAGCGTACGCTGCTGCCGGTGATGCTCGACTGGTTCGCGGACGGGCCCGACCCGGACGCCGGGTTGCTCGGATTTCGCCAGGTCAGCGACGCGCTCGGCACCACGCCCTGGTACCTCCGGCTGCTGCGCGACGACGTCTCCGTGGCCGAGCGGATGGCACACGTGCTGGCCTCCAGCCGGTACGCCACCGATCTGCTCCTGCGTGCGCCGGAGGCGGTCGGCATGCTCGGCGGCGAGTCCGGGCTCACGCCACGGCCATCCGACGCGCTGCACGCCGAGGCGCAGGCGGCGGTGCGCAGGTACATGGAGTCGGCCGCCGCCATGGGCGCGCTGCAGGACCGGTCGGTGGACGCCGTCGCCGCGGTACGCGGGCTGCGCCGCCGCGAGCTGTTCCGTACGGCGGTCGCCGACCTGCTCGGTCTCCTCGACGAACGCGCCACCGCCGAGGCGCTCACCTCGATCACCACGGTCACGCTCGACGCCGCGCTGCGGGCCGCCGTCGACCGGATCGAGACCGAACGCCGCAGCCCGCTGCCGACCAGGTTCGCGATCGTGGCGATGGGGAGGTACGGGGGCTACGAGCTCGGCTACAGCAGCGACGCCGACGTCATGTTCGTGCACGACCCGCTTCCCGGCGCGGCCGATCGCGAGGCGTCGGCCGCCGCGCACGCGGTGGCCGAAGAGCTGCGGAGGCTGCTCGCGCTGCCCGCCCCCGACCCGCCTCTGGTGATCGACCCCGGACTGCGGCCCGAGGGGCGCCAGGGGCCGCTCGTCCGCACCCTCGACTCGTACGCGTCCTACTACCGGCGCTGGTCCGCGCCGTGGGAGAGCCAGGCGCTGCTGCGCGCCGCGCCGGTCATCGGGGACGAGGGGTTGCGCACGCGCTTCCAGGAGCTGATCGACCCCGTGCGGTGGCCCGAGGACGGCATCGACGAGAACGCGCTCCGGCAGATCCGCCGGCTGAAGGCCCGCATGGAGGCCGAACGCCTGCCGCGAGGTGTCGACCGCCGGCTGCACACCAAGCTGGGACCGGGTGGCCTGTCCGACGTCGAGTGGGTGGCGCAGCTGCTCCAGCTCCAGCACGCGCACGAGGTGGCCGGTTTGCGGACGACGAGGACGCTCGCCGCACTGGACGCCGCGGTCGAGGCCGGTCTGCTCGACTCCGAGGACGCCTCGACCCTGACCGAGGCCTGGCAGATGGCCACCCGCATCCGCAACGCCACCATGCTCGTCCGCGGACGCGCCTCGGACCTGCTGCCGACCGAGCACCATCGCGAGCGCTCGGCGGTGACCAGCCTCCTCGGCTACCCGACGTCCGGTGCTCTCTTGGAGGACTACCGCCGCCGCGCACGTCACGCCCGTATGGTGGTCGAACGTATTTTCTACGGAGACGACGGAAACGACTGA
- a CDS encoding NAD-dependent epimerase/dehydratase family protein, which translates to MTEILVTGGTGVLGRRLVGRLAGAADVRVLSRGAGEIAGARVLRGDLETGEGLRAAADGAGVIVHAASTGTDIRKPGHDIGATRRLLEAIPGRAMAAYRAGHHLAPAGATGVRGFAEDLRERIGSDGVLRPPYDLRRR; encoded by the coding sequence ATGACCGAGATTCTTGTGACCGGCGGGACCGGGGTCCTCGGCCGCAGGCTCGTGGGCCGGCTGGCCGGGGCCGCGGACGTACGGGTGCTCAGCCGCGGTGCCGGTGAGATCGCCGGTGCCCGGGTCCTCCGCGGCGACCTGGAGACGGGAGAAGGCCTCCGCGCGGCGGCCGACGGCGCCGGCGTGATCGTGCACGCGGCGAGCACCGGCACCGACATCCGCAAGCCCGGCCACGACATCGGAGCGACACGGCGGCTGCTGGAGGCGATCCCGGGCCGGGCCATGGCCGCCTATCGCGCGGGCCATCACCTGGCCCCGGCCGGTGCCACCGGAGTCCGCGGCTTCGCCGAGGACCTGCGGGAACGGATCGGCTCCGACGGCGTTCTGCGGCCGCCGTACGACCTCCGCCGCCGCTGA